The sequence below is a genomic window from Acetivibrio clariflavus DSM 19732.
GTGGAAAAGGGGGAATTTTCGAAAATATAATCGAAAGGCGGAAAGTTTATGTTACCTCTTGTTAAGCCCTATATTGCACCTCGAAATGAATTGATTCCTGAAATTGAATCTATATTATACAGCGGATATATAGCTGAAGGTGAGGCAGTATATGAGTTTGAAAGGCAGTTCGGTACATTTGTAAATAATCCGTACGTTATAAGCCTTAACTCGGGTACTGCGGCATTGCATATTGCTCTTATTTTATGCGGGGTCGGACCCGGAGATGAAGTTATCAGTACTCCCTTAACTGCTGAGCCTACCAATGTGGCAATTAAATTGGCAGGCGGAAAAGTTGTGTGGGCTGATATTGATCCCGATACTGGCCTTATAGACCCGCAGTCGGTACGAAGTGTTATTACCGAGAAAACAAAGGCGATAATCCTGGTTCATTATGCGGGTATGGTCTGTAATATGGAAGAGTTCAATAAAATATCCGAGGAGTTCAATATCCCGATTATAGAGGATGCTGCTCATGCACTGGGAAGTTCTTATTCGGGGAAACCTATAGGTTCTGTTTCCGAGTATACTTGCTTCTCTTTTCAGGCAATTAAGCATATGACAACAGTTGATGGCGGCATTTTATCGCTGAAAAGTGATGAAGCTTGTGTTAAGGCCAGAAAATTGCGTTGGTTTGGATTGGATAAAAAAGTACCCAGATTGGAAAATGATATATCTTTTCCCGGTTATAAGTATCATATGAATAATGTCAATGCCACCATAGGATTGGTTCAATTAAGACATGCTGAGGATATCATAAAAACTCACATAAGTAACGGAAA
It includes:
- a CDS encoding DegT/DnrJ/EryC1/StrS family aminotransferase — protein: MLPLVKPYIAPRNELIPEIESILYSGYIAEGEAVYEFERQFGTFVNNPYVISLNSGTAALHIALILCGVGPGDEVISTPLTAEPTNVAIKLAGGKVVWADIDPDTGLIDPQSVRSVITEKTKAIILVHYAGMVCNMEEFNKISEEFNIPIIEDAAHALGSSYSGKPIGSVSEYTCFSFQAIKHMTTVDGGILSLKSDEACVKARKLRWFGLDKKVPRLENDISFPGYKYHMNNVNATIGLVQLRHAEDIIKTHISNGKYYDKELSNIPGVTLLKYYNNTEPSYWLYTMKVEKRNQFIERLASDGIMASQLHLRNDRHTVFAESKRELPALDEFYESFVHIPCGWWVTEEDREWVVASIKKGW